A region of Asterias amurensis chromosome 20, ASM3211899v1 DNA encodes the following proteins:
- the LOC139952393 gene encoding CUB and sushi domain-containing protein 3-like yields the protein MADFVGLICTLTAYLTLFLLMSEIPKIQAQDTEGSIRLRQGITSESGYLEIFHDGTWGRVCDTQWDHIDAHVVCKLEGYNGAKFPPDPFIETPNTARSIVLDNVQCSGRETTFTACEHGPWGSFVDGCETVKVQCLSYLQQHIGCFADNVDRILPGYSANCNSGQIDPRCGGCDNTNNACDSIHMTVEVCVEICCTNNNFVFAGLQAGDECFCGDITANYARYGKLPDGYCNTQCKGDPQQSCGSDFIVDLYDCSSGCGIPEGLISRTNLITIPPVQHATLYKTGEELRFSCNDGFQLFGTDKVSCQPAGHWSAIVPECIDESEILPVMNNCSVPVVPQNGLYIPVLPTYRSGSNIQLFCNSGFELEGIAAQTCKQDGTWTSAVHSCKVLPKCPSPPTPSNGEFSPVKLNYDPGESIVLTCSDGYIVREDVSNTVVCKDDSTWSDVIPTCQMPECRQLPEYVNAVRSTEETAVGTLVMYSCKPGYQLTVTKHTPSKRCTPEGVWTGENPVCEQINDCESDPCLNGGQCIDGTNSYACNCFDTDYRGAHCETYLACKRVPSYPNAIPHFEDGLHTLGYNCSEFFEHHGDIQPYKNCNISLMWDGVDPNCTAVWCDPSKVPTGWTSKETAFPVNTVYTFSCTKNQTTGKGHMLCQTNGNWSTDTPSCDVTAQTSDPAGIPVAVLVVLIILFVLLILLCVSCVVYKVHTRDYEEYKKNEANNQQTNVPMQGVMISNPKPIGDMNYGMTNDEGDTGVASNGSDNQDFSMGSEVNYPYHGQPYADSEYQGGTNDSGMFPSDVDSEGANGSGSPEEEEEEEEEEEEEAGPSGEQTEANDGENKKGDKKDKDFVDDMLDSAREKLDNCVIQ from the exons ATGGCGGATTTCGTCGGGTTGATTTGCACATTAACTGCGTATTTAACACTTTTTCTTCTGATGAGTGAAATTCCCAAGATACAAG CCCAAGACACCGAGGGTTCGATCAGACTTAGACAGGGCATCACTAGTGAAAGTGGGTACCTGGAGATATTTCACGATGGTACCTGGGGACGAGTGTGCGACACACAATGGGATCATATCGACGCACATGTTGTCTGCAAGCTGGAAG GTTACAATGGGGCGAAGTTTCCTCCTGATCCATTCATAGAGACGCCCAACACAGCACGGTCCATAGTCCTCGATAACGTTCAATGTAGCGGGAGGGAAACCACCTTTACTGCTTGCGAACACGGACCGTGGGGCAGCTTTGTAGACGGGTGTGAGACGGTTAAAGTCCAATGTTTGTCATATT TACAACAACACATCGGATGCTTTGCAGATAATGTGGACCGCATCCTGCCGGGCTACTCCGCGAACTGCAACTCAGGACAGATCGACCCTCGGTGCGGCGGCTGCGACAACACCAACAACGCCTGTGACAGCATCCATATGACCGTAGAGGTATGCGTGGAGATCTGCTGCACAAATAACAATTTTGTGTTCGCCGGTCTGCAGGCGGGTGACGAGTGTTTCTGCGGTGATATTACAGCTAACTACGCCAGATATGGCAAGCTACCGGATGGGTATTGCAATACACAGTGCAAGGGGGACCCCCAACAGTCATGCGGTTCGGACTTCATCGTAGACCTTTACGACTGTA GTTCAGGATGCGGTATACCTGAGGGCCTTATCAGTAGGACAAACCTCATCACCATTCCACCAGTACAGCATGCCACCTTGTACAAGACGGGCGAGGAGCTTCGTTTCTCCTGTAATGATGGCTTTCAACTCTTTGGGACCGATAAGGTCTCCTGCCAACCGGCAGGACATTGGAGCGCCATCGTACCTGAGTGTATCG ATGAAAGTGAAATTCTACCGG TCATGAACAACTGCTCCGTTCCTGTTGTTCCGCAAAACGGTCTGTACATTCCGGTCTTACCCACCTACCGATCCGGATCCAATATTCAGCTGTTCTGTAATTCCGGCTTTGAACTGGAAGGTATTGCAGCCCAGACCTGCAAGCAGGACGGAACATGGACGTCGGCAGTTCACTCATGCAAAG TTTTACCGAAATGTCCCTCCCCTCCCACGCCGTCAAATGGTGAATTTTCCCCGGTCAAGTTGAACTATGATCCTGGTGAATCCATCGTACTGACGTGCTCCGATGGGTACATAGTTCGTGAAGATGTTAGCAACACCGTTGTCTGCAAAGATGACAGTACATGGAGTGACGTTATACCTACGTGCCAAA TGCCGGAGTGTCGACAATTACCCGAATACGTGAATGCTGTAAGGTCAACAGAGGAAACAGCCGTCGGCACATTAGTGATGTACAGTTGTAAGCCCGGGTACCAGCTAACAGTCACCAAACACACTCCATCTAAACGGTGTACCCCAGAAGGTGTATGGACTGGTGAGAATCCAGTGTGTGAAC AAATCAATGATTGCGAGAGTGATCCGTGTCTGAACGGTGGACAGTGTATTGACGGCACCAACTCCTACGCATGTAACTGTTTCGACACGGATTATAGAGGAGCACATTGCGAGACTT ATCTTGCCTGCAAACGGGTGCCATCCTACCCTAACGCAATACCCCATTTTGAAGATGGTTTACACACACTTGGTTATAACTGTTCTGAGTTCTTTGAGCATCATGGCGACATACAGCCGTATAAGAATTGCAATATAAGCCTAATGTGGGACGGAGTGGACCCCAATTGTACAG CCGTCTGGTGCGACCCTTCAAAGGTGCCAACAGGCTGGACATCCAAAGAGACGGCTTTTCCCGTGAATACAGTTTACACTTTTAGTTGTACGAAAAACCAGACGACTGGGAAAGGACACATGCTTTGCCAAACAAACGGAAATTGGAGCACCGACACGCCAAGCTGCGATGTAACTGCCCAGACTTCAG atccTGCGGGAATTCCAGTGGCTGTATTGGTTGTGCTAATCATACTCTTTGTCTTACTCATTTTGCTTTGCGTATCATGCGTCGTGTATAAAGT ACATACACGAGACTACGAAGAGTACAAGAAGAACGAGGCTAATAATCAGCAGACGAATGTACCGATGCAAGGCGTGATGATCAGCAACCCCAAACCCATCGGCGATATGAACTACGGAATGACCAATGACGAAGGCGACACCGGTGTGGCTTCCAACGGTTCCGATAACCAAGATTTCTCGATGGGTTCCGAAGTGAACTATCCGTATCACGGTCAACCGTACGCAGACTCGGAGTATCAGGGCGGAACCAACGACTCCGGGATGTTCCCCTCAGATGTAGACAGTGAAGGGGCCAATGGATCCGGAAGTCCggaggaagaggaggaggaggaggaagaggaggaggaggaggctGGGCCATCCGGGGAGCAAACAGAAGCTAACgatggagaaaacaaaaaaggggacAAGAAAGACAAAGATTTTGTAGATGATATGCTGGATTCAGCAAGGGAAAAATTAGACAATTGCGTCATCCAGTAA